In one window of Azoarcus olearius DNA:
- a CDS encoding branched-chain amino acid ABC transporter substrate-binding protein: MKTPVACLLAATLALVGNSAALAQTVVKIGHAGPLTGPIAHFGKDGEMGARLAVEDANARGITLGGQKVKFELVSEDDQGDPRTATTVAQRLTDLGVKGVVGHVTSGASIPASRVYEQAGVPVVTPSSTSPKLTRQGYKVTFRVIANDLQQGEATAKYAADTLKAAKVAIIDDRTAYGQGLADAFADAARQRGLQVVGREFTTDKSTDFLAILTKIKAKAPDAVFYGGMDAQAAPMLRQLRQLGSSAIYLGGDGVCTGEMIKLAGDAMSDKVYCSQASLPPAKMPGGADFLSRFKQRYKTDVLLYAPYSYDATTALIEAMKAADSSEPAKYLPALQRVAFKGVTGEIAFDPQGDIRNGGVSMHRFRDGKWVSAD, translated from the coding sequence ATGAAGACGCCCGTAGCCTGCCTGCTGGCCGCTACCCTCGCCCTGGTGGGCAATTCCGCCGCCCTCGCCCAGACCGTGGTCAAGATTGGCCACGCCGGCCCGCTCACCGGGCCCATCGCCCATTTCGGCAAGGATGGCGAGATGGGCGCGCGGCTGGCGGTCGAGGACGCCAACGCCAGGGGCATCACCCTGGGCGGGCAGAAGGTGAAGTTCGAGCTGGTCAGCGAGGACGACCAGGGCGATCCGCGCACTGCCACCACCGTGGCGCAGCGGCTCACCGATCTCGGCGTGAAAGGCGTGGTCGGCCATGTGACCTCGGGCGCGTCCATCCCGGCGTCGCGGGTGTACGAGCAGGCCGGCGTGCCGGTGGTGACGCCCTCCTCCACCAGCCCCAAGCTCACCCGCCAGGGCTACAAGGTGACTTTCCGGGTGATCGCCAACGACCTGCAGCAGGGCGAGGCGACGGCGAAGTACGCCGCCGACACGCTGAAAGCCGCCAAGGTTGCGATCATCGACGACCGCACCGCCTACGGTCAGGGCCTGGCCGATGCCTTTGCCGATGCGGCCAGGCAGCGTGGACTGCAGGTGGTCGGGCGCGAATTCACCACCGACAAATCCACCGACTTCCTCGCCATCCTCACCAAGATCAAAGCCAAGGCGCCGGACGCGGTGTTCTATGGCGGCATGGACGCGCAAGCGGCGCCGATGCTGCGCCAGTTGCGCCAACTGGGCAGCAGCGCCATCTACCTGGGCGGCGACGGCGTATGCACCGGCGAGATGATCAAGCTCGCCGGCGACGCGATGAGCGACAAGGTGTATTGCTCGCAGGCCAGCCTGCCGCCGGCGAAGATGCCCGGCGGCGCCGATTTCCTCAGCCGCTTCAAGCAGCGCTACAAGACCGACGTGCTGCTCTATGCGCCCTACAGCTACGACGCCACCACCGCCCTGATCGAAGCGATGAAGGCGGCCGACTCCAGCGAGCCGGCCAAGTACCTGCCGGCCCTGCAGCGGGTCGCCTTCAAGGGCGTGACCGGCGAAATCGCCTTCGACCCCCAGGGCGACATCCGCAACGGCGGGGTCAGCATGCACCGCTTCCGCGACGGCAAGTGGGTATCGGCCGACTGA
- a CDS encoding branched-chain amino acid ABC transporter permease, translating to METLIQQTINGLVIGSVYALIALGYTMVYGILGLINFAHGDVLMVGAMTALQTMLFLMGVAPGMSPLVMLTIALLVAIPVSMLIGFTMERLAYRRLRNAPRLAPLITAIGMSFLLQTIAMIIWGRNYHTFPQLISTTPLQPVEGVFVTPVQIVIVIVSALLMIGLTLLVSRTRIGRAMRATAENHRTASLMGVDTNAVIAFTFVIGAGLAAVAGVMYASNYGIAHYGMGFMPGLKAFTAAVLGGIGNLGGAMVGGVVLGLVESFGAGYIEHLTFGFLNSSYQDIFAFLILGLVLIFRPTGLLGERVSDRA from the coding sequence ATGGAAACCCTCATCCAGCAGACGATCAACGGCCTGGTGATCGGCAGCGTCTACGCGCTGATCGCACTCGGCTACACCATGGTTTACGGCATTCTCGGCCTGATCAACTTCGCCCACGGCGACGTGCTGATGGTGGGCGCGATGACCGCGCTGCAGACCATGCTGTTCCTGATGGGGGTGGCGCCCGGCATGTCGCCGCTGGTCATGCTGACGATCGCGCTGCTGGTGGCGATTCCGGTGTCGATGCTGATCGGCTTCACGATGGAGCGGCTGGCCTACCGACGCTTGCGCAACGCGCCGCGGCTGGCGCCGCTGATCACCGCGATCGGCATGTCCTTCCTGCTGCAGACGATCGCGATGATCATCTGGGGCCGCAACTACCACACCTTTCCGCAACTCATCTCGACCACGCCGCTGCAGCCGGTCGAAGGCGTGTTCGTCACCCCGGTGCAGATCGTCATCGTGATCGTGTCGGCGCTGCTGATGATCGGCCTGACGCTGCTGGTCAGCCGCACCCGCATCGGCCGCGCGATGCGCGCCACCGCCGAAAACCACCGCACCGCCAGCCTGATGGGCGTGGATACCAACGCGGTCATCGCCTTCACCTTCGTCATCGGCGCCGGGCTGGCCGCGGTGGCGGGCGTGATGTATGCCAGCAACTACGGCATCGCCCACTACGGCATGGGCTTCATGCCGGGGCTCAAGGCCTTCACCGCCGCGGTGCTCGGCGGCATCGGCAACCTCGGCGGCGCGATGGTGGGCGGCGTGGTGCTCGGCCTGGTGGAATCCTTCGGCGCCGGCTACATCGAGCACCTCACCTTCGGTTTCCTCAACTCGTCCTACCAGGACATCTTCGCCTTCCTGATCCTCGGCCTGGTGCTGATCTTCCGGCCCACCGGGCTGCTCGGCGAACGCGTGTCCGACCGCGCGTAA
- a CDS encoding multidrug effflux MFS transporter → MASTSPWLALILAALAAIGPFAIDAYLPAFPAMAAALGATQLEVQQTLTAYMATFAFMVLWHGALADRYGRRAVLIASTALFAFASAVCAFAQSIEWLWLGRALQGLCGGAGMVVGRAVVRDLYDGAHAQRLMSRVMTIFGIAPALAPVVGGGLLALAGWRSIFVFLALFGAALTYSCWRYLPETLAHDKRQPLHPGSLARGYRSILTHPGFLLIAGAGAFNFNAFFIYVLSAPVFVMTHLGRGPGEFAWLFVPSVVGMMLGSTLSGRMAGRWSPRRCIGVGFVIMLAAAVANVLVALALPAGLPWSVVPIPLFTFGMALAMPAFALLALDHFPARRGMVSSCQSFLQVGLNALTAGVIAPALWGSVLGLATGMSAFLALSLLVFVVSVRRDQAASPR, encoded by the coding sequence ATGGCATCCACCTCCCCTTGGCTGGCGCTGATCCTCGCCGCGCTTGCCGCGATCGGCCCGTTCGCGATCGATGCTTACCTGCCGGCGTTTCCGGCGATGGCCGCGGCGCTCGGCGCCACCCAGCTCGAAGTCCAGCAGACGCTGACCGCCTACATGGCGACCTTTGCCTTCATGGTGCTGTGGCACGGCGCGCTGGCCGACCGCTATGGCCGCCGCGCCGTGCTGATCGCCTCGACCGCGCTGTTCGCCTTCGCCTCGGCGGTATGCGCGTTCGCGCAGTCGATCGAGTGGCTGTGGCTGGGGCGGGCGCTGCAGGGGCTGTGCGGCGGCGCCGGCATGGTGGTGGGACGGGCGGTGGTGCGCGACCTCTACGACGGCGCGCACGCGCAGCGCCTGATGTCGCGGGTGATGACCATCTTCGGCATCGCCCCGGCGCTGGCGCCGGTGGTGGGCGGCGGGCTGCTTGCGCTCGCCGGCTGGCGCTCGATCTTCGTGTTTCTCGCGCTGTTCGGTGCCGCGCTCACCTATTCGTGCTGGCGCTACCTGCCCGAGACGCTGGCGCACGACAAGCGCCAGCCGCTGCACCCGGGGTCGCTCGCGCGCGGCTACCGCAGCATCCTCACCCATCCGGGTTTCCTGTTGATTGCCGGCGCCGGCGCGTTCAACTTCAACGCCTTCTTCATCTACGTGCTATCGGCGCCGGTGTTCGTGATGACCCACCTCGGACGCGGGCCGGGCGAGTTCGCGTGGCTGTTCGTGCCCTCGGTGGTGGGGATGATGCTGGGCTCGACGCTGTCCGGCCGCATGGCCGGGCGCTGGTCGCCGCGGCGCTGCATCGGGGTCGGCTTCGTGATCATGCTGGCGGCAGCGGTGGCGAACGTGCTCGTCGCGCTCGCGCTGCCCGCCGGCCTGCCTTGGTCGGTGGTGCCGATTCCGCTGTTTACCTTCGGCATGGCGCTGGCGATGCCGGCGTTCGCGCTGCTCGCGCTCGACCACTTTCCGGCGCGGCGCGGCATGGTGTCGAGCTGCCAGAGCTTCCTGCAGGTGGGGCTCAACGCGCTCACAGCCGGCGTGATCGCGCCCGCGCTATGGGGCAGCGTGCTTGGCCTGGCTACCGGCATGAGCGCCTTCCTGGCGCTGTCGCTGCTGGTGTTCGTGGTCAGCGTCAGGCGGGATCAGGCGGCTTCGCCGAGGTAG
- the glnK gene encoding P-II family nitrogen regulator: MKFITAIIKPFKLDEVREALSAIGVQGITVTEVKGFGRQKGHTELYRGAEYVVDFLPKVKIEAAIRDELLDQAIEAIEKSASTGKIGDGKIFVFDLEQAIRIRTGETGADAL, encoded by the coding sequence ATGAAGTTCATCACAGCGATCATCAAGCCGTTCAAGCTCGACGAAGTGCGGGAAGCCCTTTCCGCGATCGGCGTGCAGGGCATCACCGTCACCGAGGTCAAGGGCTTCGGCCGCCAGAAGGGCCACACCGAGCTGTACCGCGGCGCCGAGTACGTCGTCGACTTCCTGCCCAAGGTGAAGATCGAGGCGGCGATCCGCGACGAACTGCTCGATCAGGCCATCGAGGCGATCGAGAAGTCCGCCTCCACCGGCAAGATCGGTGACGGCAAGATCTTTGTCTTCGACCTGGAGCAGGCGATCCGCATCCGCACCGGAGAAACCGGGGCCGACGCCCTGTAA
- a CDS encoding accessory factor UbiK family protein yields MTTPRILDEIGAKLSELAANSPARDIEKNVRALLGSAFTRLDLVTREEFEVQREIIVQLRTRLGELEARVAALEAARNTRDEA; encoded by the coding sequence ATGACGACTCCGCGCATCCTCGACGAGATCGGGGCCAAACTCTCCGAGCTCGCGGCAAACAGCCCGGCCCGTGACATCGAAAAGAACGTACGTGCGCTGCTCGGCAGCGCGTTCACCCGGCTCGACCTCGTCACCCGCGAGGAATTCGAGGTCCAGCGCGAGATCATCGTCCAGCTCCGCACCCGCCTGGGCGAACTCGAAGCACGCGTCGCCGCGCTCGAAGCCGCCCGCAACACGCGCGACGAGGCCTGA
- a CDS encoding ABC transporter ATP-binding protein has product MHTNPAAPLLQVQGMQIAYGGIQAVKGIDFELYAGELVCLIGANGAGKTTTLNAIAGVLPTTGGDILYAGERINPVPAHKRLRRGIALVPEGRGIFTRLTVEENLRMGAYTRRDRDGIEADLEKVYAMLPRVKERLPQVAGTLSGGEQQMVAIGRALLSRPRLLLLDEPSMGLAPLVVEKIFEVVQSVAKEGVTILLVEQNANLALEFAQRGYVMESGKVTLTGSGSELLANPKVRAAYLGEAA; this is encoded by the coding sequence ATGCACACTAATCCGGCCGCGCCACTGCTGCAGGTGCAGGGCATGCAGATCGCCTATGGCGGCATCCAGGCGGTCAAGGGCATCGATTTCGAACTCTATGCCGGCGAACTCGTGTGCCTGATCGGCGCCAACGGCGCCGGCAAGACCACCACGCTGAACGCGATCGCCGGCGTGCTGCCCACCACCGGGGGCGACATCCTCTACGCCGGCGAGCGCATCAACCCGGTACCGGCGCACAAGCGCCTGCGCCGCGGCATCGCGCTGGTCCCGGAAGGGCGCGGCATCTTCACCCGGCTGACGGTGGAAGAAAACCTGCGCATGGGCGCCTACACCCGCCGCGACCGCGACGGCATCGAAGCCGACCTGGAAAAGGTCTACGCGATGCTGCCGCGCGTGAAGGAACGCCTGCCGCAGGTCGCCGGCACGCTGTCCGGCGGCGAGCAGCAGATGGTGGCGATCGGCCGCGCGCTGCTGTCGCGCCCCAGGCTGCTGCTGCTCGACGAGCCCTCGATGGGGCTGGCGCCGCTGGTGGTGGAGAAGATCTTCGAGGTGGTGCAGTCGGTCGCCAAGGAAGGCGTCACGATCCTGCTGGTGGAGCAGAACGCCAACCTCGCGCTGGAATTCGCCCAGCGCGGCTATGTGATGGAGTCCGGCAAGGTCACGCTGACCGGCAGCGGCAGCGAATTGCTGGCCAATCCCAAGGTGCGCGCCGCCTACCTCGGCGAAGCCGCCTGA
- a CDS encoding TorF family putative porin encodes MRKNILATAILAALPLVGTAHADDASPIVANVGIVSDYAYRGISQTDEKPALQGGLDYAHESGLYIGLWGSNVSWISDLERGTSENSGNSLELDVYAGYKQTFGDFGIDVGVLQYVYPGNYNSAWRSATGLKTPNTFEGYLGFSWQFLSFKYSHAFTNLFGAPDSKGSQYFDLTAAYPVTEDLTLTGHYGHQAITGPAKSYSDWKVGATYAYKGFAFGLHYVNTNMKDKSDYDADARYILSVTKSF; translated from the coding sequence ATGCGCAAGAACATTCTCGCCACCGCCATCCTCGCCGCGCTGCCGCTGGTCGGTACCGCCCACGCCGACGACGCCAGCCCGATCGTCGCCAACGTCGGCATCGTCTCCGACTACGCCTACCGCGGCATCAGCCAGACGGACGAGAAGCCGGCCCTGCAGGGCGGCCTGGATTACGCGCACGAGAGCGGCCTCTACATCGGCCTGTGGGGCTCCAACGTCTCCTGGATCAGCGATCTGGAGCGCGGCACCAGCGAGAACTCCGGCAACAGCCTCGAACTCGACGTGTACGCGGGCTACAAGCAGACCTTCGGCGACTTCGGCATCGACGTCGGCGTGCTGCAGTACGTCTATCCCGGCAACTACAACTCGGCCTGGCGCAGCGCCACCGGCCTGAAGACCCCGAACACCTTCGAAGGCTACCTGGGCTTCTCGTGGCAGTTCCTGTCGTTCAAGTACTCGCACGCCTTCACCAACCTGTTCGGCGCGCCGGACTCGAAGGGCAGCCAGTACTTCGACCTCACCGCGGCATATCCGGTTACCGAAGACCTGACCCTGACCGGCCACTACGGCCACCAGGCGATCACGGGCCCGGCCAAGTCCTACAGCGACTGGAAGGTCGGCGCCACTTACGCCTACAAGGGATTCGCGTTTGGTCTGCACTACGTCAACACGAATATGAAGGATAAGAGCGATTATGACGCTGACGCACGCTATATCCTGTCCGTCACCAAATCGTTTTAA
- a CDS encoding branched-chain amino acid ABC transporter substrate-binding protein: MKKSVVALAVMALGIGSAQAQEQVVKIGGVAPLTGTIAHLGKDLENGTRLAVEEANAKGVTIGGKKVKLEFVGEDDQADPRTGTTVAQRLVDAGVKAVVGHLNSGTSIPASRIYDQAGIAQVTPASTNPKLTQQGYKGVFRTIANDVQQGSVLGKFAATNLGAKKIAIIDDRTAYGQGLADETEKGAKASGAQIVAREFTTDKATDFNAILTKIRATNPDVIFFGGMDAQAGPMLRQMKQLGISAKFLTGDGGCSPEMIKLAGDAISANAYCSMAGLPIEKMPGGADFRERYKKRYNADVQIYSPYAYDAATAIITAMQKAGSAEPAKYIPELKKVNFPGVIGNISFDDKGDLKEGSITVYQFKNGDWAPL; this comes from the coding sequence ATGAAGAAATCCGTCGTAGCACTTGCCGTGATGGCGCTCGGCATCGGTAGCGCCCAGGCCCAGGAACAGGTCGTCAAGATCGGTGGCGTCGCCCCGCTCACCGGCACCATCGCCCACCTCGGCAAGGATCTCGAAAACGGCACCCGCCTCGCGGTGGAAGAGGCCAACGCCAAGGGCGTCACGATCGGCGGCAAGAAGGTCAAGCTGGAATTCGTCGGCGAGGACGACCAGGCCGACCCGCGCACCGGTACCACGGTGGCCCAGCGTCTGGTCGACGCGGGCGTGAAGGCTGTCGTCGGCCACCTGAACTCCGGCACCTCGATTCCGGCGTCGCGCATCTACGACCAGGCCGGCATCGCCCAGGTGACGCCCGCCTCCACCAACCCCAAGCTCACCCAGCAGGGCTACAAGGGTGTGTTCCGCACCATCGCCAACGACGTGCAGCAGGGCTCGGTGCTCGGCAAGTTCGCCGCCACCAACCTGGGCGCGAAGAAGATCGCGATCATCGACGACCGCACCGCCTACGGCCAGGGCCTGGCGGACGAAACCGAAAAGGGCGCGAAGGCCTCGGGCGCGCAGATCGTGGCGCGTGAGTTCACCACCGACAAGGCCACCGACTTCAACGCCATCCTCACCAAGATCCGCGCCACCAACCCGGACGTGATCTTCTTCGGCGGCATGGACGCCCAGGCCGGCCCGATGCTGCGCCAGATGAAGCAGCTCGGCATTTCGGCCAAGTTCCTCACCGGCGACGGCGGCTGCAGCCCCGAGATGATCAAGCTGGCCGGCGACGCGATCAGCGCCAACGCCTACTGCTCGATGGCCGGCCTGCCGATCGAGAAGATGCCGGGCGGGGCGGACTTCCGCGAGCGCTACAAGAAGCGCTACAACGCCGACGTGCAGATCTACTCGCCGTATGCCTACGACGCCGCCACCGCGATCATCACCGCGATGCAGAAGGCGGGCTCGGCTGAGCCGGCCAAGTACATTCCGGAACTGAAGAAGGTGAACTTCCCGGGCGTCATCGGCAACATCTCCTTCGACGACAAGGGCGACCTGAAGGAAGGCTCGATCACGGTGTACCAGTTCAAGAACGGCGACTGGGCGCCGCTGTAA
- the bamE gene encoding outer membrane protein assembly factor BamE domain-containing protein: MRRLLTVLCSVLAALGLPACDGFNARELRPGISTALEVRDRYGPPQMEWHNDDGSVTWEYSRQPQGAECYMITIGPDNVLRSLDQVLNEATFARVQPGMSNEDVRRLLGKPASSQFFQLKQETVWEWLIERGSTVVDPVYFTVSFNTEGRVVSTGRYTRMRG; this comes from the coding sequence ATGAGACGCCTGCTGACCGTGCTCTGTTCCGTACTTGCCGCCCTCGGCCTGCCCGCCTGCGACGGCTTCAACGCGCGCGAACTGCGGCCCGGGATATCGACCGCGCTCGAAGTGCGCGACCGCTACGGCCCGCCGCAGATGGAGTGGCACAACGACGACGGCTCGGTGACCTGGGAGTATTCGCGCCAGCCGCAGGGCGCCGAGTGCTACATGATCACCATCGGCCCGGACAACGTATTGCGCAGCCTCGACCAGGTGTTGAACGAAGCCACTTTCGCCCGCGTCCAACCCGGCATGAGTAACGAGGACGTGCGCCGCCTGCTTGGCAAGCCGGCGTCCAGCCAGTTCTTCCAGCTCAAGCAGGAGACCGTGTGGGAATGGCTGATCGAGCGCGGTTCCACCGTGGTCGATCCGGTCTATTTCACCGTGTCCTTCAACACCGAGGGCCGTGTCGTCAGCACCGGCCGCTATACCCGCATGCGAGGTTGA
- a CDS encoding ABC transporter ATP-binding protein produces the protein MITLLEARNIGKRFGGLQALTDVSLTIRKGEVYGLIGPNGAGKTTFFNVLTGAYVPDGGEFVFNGSELPTGKPHKIVGRGIARTFQNIRLFRELTALENVMAGHHIRTKAGVWGILAQNRFTREEERLTTERAYEMLRYVGIERFAEVVSRNLSYGDQRRLEIARALATEPQLLALDEPAAGMNATETGHLKRLIEQIRADGVTVLLIEHDVKLVMGLCDRVAVLDFGRKIAEDVPAEVQRNDAVINAYLGGGKHAH, from the coding sequence ATGATCACGCTGCTCGAAGCCCGCAACATCGGCAAGCGCTTCGGCGGCCTGCAGGCGCTCACCGACGTCTCGCTGACCATCCGCAAGGGCGAGGTGTATGGCCTGATCGGCCCCAACGGCGCCGGCAAGACCACCTTCTTCAACGTGCTGACCGGCGCCTACGTGCCCGACGGCGGCGAGTTCGTGTTCAACGGCAGCGAGCTGCCCACCGGCAAGCCGCACAAGATCGTTGGCCGCGGCATCGCCCGCACCTTCCAGAACATCCGCCTGTTCCGCGAACTGACGGCGCTGGAGAACGTCATGGCCGGACACCACATCCGCACCAAGGCCGGGGTGTGGGGCATCCTCGCGCAGAACCGCTTCACCCGCGAGGAAGAACGCCTGACGACCGAACGCGCTTACGAAATGCTGCGCTACGTAGGCATCGAACGCTTCGCCGAGGTGGTCTCCCGCAATCTTTCCTACGGCGACCAGCGCCGGCTGGAGATCGCGCGCGCGCTCGCCACCGAACCCCAGCTGCTGGCGCTGGACGAACCGGCCGCCGGCATGAACGCCACCGAGACCGGCCACCTGAAGCGCCTGATCGAGCAGATCCGCGCCGACGGCGTCACCGTGCTGCTGATCGAGCACGACGTGAAGCTGGTGATGGGGCTGTGCGACCGCGTCGCGGTACTCGACTTCGGCCGCAAGATCGCCGAGGACGTGCCGGCCGAAGTGCAGCGCAACGACGCGGTCATCAACGCCTACCTCGGCGGAGGCAAGCATGCACACTAA
- a CDS encoding YifB family Mg chelatase-like AAA ATPase has product MSLAIVRARALDGLAAPEVTVEVHLANGLPAFNLVGLPDTEVREARDRVRAALVTSQFEFPQRRITVNLAPADLPKEGGRFDLAIALGILAASGQVEAAALDHYEFCGELSLNGGLRAVRGVLAAALAAAGAGRALVLPRANAAEAALAPAATVLPADDLLAVCAHLNRHTLLEAQPAAQPGPQDAALPDLADVRGQAQARRALEVAAAGGHSLLLFGPPGTGKSMLAQRLPGLLPPMDEAEALASAALQSLEGVFDAARWGLRPFRAPHHSASAAALVGGGANPRPGEISLAHHGVLFLDELPEFDRRVLEALREPLETGAVTVARARRRVEFPARFQLVAAMNPCPCGYAGHPRRACRCTPEQVARYRARLSGPLLDRMDLTVEVPALGHAELADSAPGEASAAVRARVLAARELQRARQGRPNARLEPSAVGALCTPDDAGARLLAQAMERLNLSARAYHRVLRVARTLADLAGIEVPGAAQVAEAIQYRRSLDAR; this is encoded by the coding sequence ATGTCGCTCGCCATCGTGCGCGCCCGTGCGCTGGACGGTCTTGCCGCGCCCGAGGTGACGGTCGAAGTTCATCTGGCCAACGGCCTGCCGGCCTTCAACCTGGTCGGCCTGCCCGACACCGAGGTGCGCGAGGCGCGCGACCGGGTGCGCGCGGCGCTCGTCACCTCGCAGTTCGAATTTCCCCAGCGCCGCATCACCGTCAACCTGGCGCCCGCCGACCTGCCGAAGGAGGGCGGCCGTTTCGATCTTGCGATCGCACTCGGCATCCTCGCCGCCTCCGGACAGGTGGAAGCGGCGGCGCTGGACCACTACGAATTCTGCGGCGAACTCTCGCTCAACGGCGGCTTGCGCGCGGTGCGCGGCGTGCTCGCGGCGGCGCTTGCCGCGGCAGGTGCGGGGCGCGCGCTGGTGCTGCCGCGCGCCAATGCGGCCGAAGCCGCGCTGGCGCCGGCGGCCACCGTGCTGCCTGCCGATGACCTGCTCGCGGTCTGCGCCCATCTCAACCGCCATACCCTGCTCGAAGCACAGCCCGCCGCGCAGCCCGGCCCGCAGGACGCGGCACTGCCGGACCTCGCCGATGTGCGCGGCCAGGCCCAGGCCCGGCGGGCGCTGGAAGTCGCGGCGGCCGGCGGTCATTCGCTGCTGCTGTTCGGTCCGCCCGGCACCGGCAAGTCGATGCTCGCGCAGCGGCTGCCCGGCCTGCTGCCGCCGATGGATGAGGCCGAGGCGCTCGCCAGTGCCGCGCTGCAGTCGCTGGAGGGCGTGTTCGACGCCGCGCGCTGGGGCCTGCGTCCGTTCCGTGCGCCCCATCATTCGGCCTCGGCCGCGGCGCTGGTGGGCGGCGGCGCCAATCCGCGCCCCGGCGAAATCTCGCTTGCCCATCACGGCGTGCTGTTTCTCGACGAACTGCCGGAATTCGACCGCCGCGTGCTCGAAGCGCTGCGCGAACCGCTCGAAACCGGCGCGGTCACGGTCGCGCGGGCGCGGCGGCGGGTGGAGTTTCCCGCCCGTTTCCAGCTTGTCGCGGCGATGAATCCCTGCCCCTGCGGCTACGCCGGCCATCCGCGCCGGGCCTGCCGCTGCACCCCTGAACAAGTCGCGCGCTATCGGGCGCGGCTGTCCGGCCCTTTGCTCGACCGCATGGACCTCACGGTGGAAGTGCCGGCGCTTGGCCACGCGGAACTTGCGGATTCCGCGCCCGGCGAGGCGAGCGCCGCGGTACGCGCGCGGGTGCTCGCCGCGCGCGAGCTGCAGCGCGCCCGCCAAGGAAGGCCCAACGCCCGCCTCGAACCGTCCGCGGTGGGCGCGTTGTGCACGCCCGACGATGCCGGCGCGCGCCTGCTGGCGCAGGCGATGGAGCGGCTGAACCTGTCGGCGCGGGCGTATCATCGCGTGCTTAGAGTGGCGCGCACCCTGGCCGATCTCGCCGGCATCGAGGTGCCCGGCGCCGCCCAGGTCGCGGAAGCCATCCAGTACCGCCGCAGTCTCGACGCCCGCTGA
- a CDS encoding ABC transporter permease subunit, which translates to MNELAAAVPWLGKRNPLAARWLILILAIAAPLIAWQFGRSWVRILDFALLYMMLALGLNLVVGFAGLLDLGYIAFYAVGAYSFAFLASPHFDVHLPFWLILPLGAGFAALAGIALGFPVLRLRGDYLAIVTLGFGEIVRIFMLNLNYPINITNGPQGINMIDPIVLFGWDLSRNIRVTEELSINSLFLYYYFFLAFVAGSIIFIRRLQISRIGRAWAAMRDDELAAKAIGINTRNMKLLAFALGATFGGVSGCLFGAFQGFVSPESFSLMESIAVLTMVVFGGMGNIAGALVGAFVLALLPEILRHVAVPLQQAVFGHVLLDPEVLRMLLLSLAMILMMLLRPAGLIPARARYAHPENLHRSAAE; encoded by the coding sequence ATGAACGAACTCGCCGCCGCCGTTCCCTGGCTGGGCAAACGCAACCCGCTCGCCGCGCGCTGGCTGATCCTGATCCTCGCCATCGCCGCGCCGCTGATCGCATGGCAGTTCGGCCGCAGCTGGGTACGCATCCTGGACTTCGCGCTGCTCTACATGATGCTGGCGCTGGGCCTCAACCTGGTGGTGGGCTTCGCCGGCCTGCTCGACCTCGGCTACATCGCCTTCTACGCGGTCGGCGCCTACAGCTTCGCCTTCCTCGCCTCGCCGCACTTCGACGTGCATCTGCCGTTCTGGCTGATCCTGCCGCTGGGCGCCGGTTTCGCCGCGCTCGCCGGCATCGCGCTCGGCTTTCCGGTGCTGAGGTTACGCGGCGACTACCTCGCCATCGTCACCCTCGGCTTCGGCGAGATCGTGCGCATCTTCATGCTCAACCTGAACTACCCGATCAACATCACCAACGGGCCGCAGGGCATCAACATGATCGACCCGATCGTGCTGTTCGGCTGGGACCTCTCACGCAACATCCGCGTCACCGAAGAACTCTCGATCAACTCGCTGTTCCTCTACTACTACTTCTTCCTCGCCTTCGTCGCCGGCTCCATCATCTTCATCCGCCGCCTGCAGATCTCGCGCATCGGCCGCGCGTGGGCGGCGATGCGCGACGACGAACTCGCCGCCAAGGCGATCGGCATCAACACCCGCAACATGAAACTGCTCGCGTTCGCGCTCGGCGCCACCTTCGGCGGCGTCTCGGGCTGCCTGTTCGGCGCCTTCCAGGGCTTCGTGTCGCCGGAGTCGTTCTCGCTGATGGAGTCGATCGCGGTGCTGACGATGGTGGTGTTCGGCGGCATGGGCAACATCGCCGGGGCGCTGGTCGGCGCCTTCGTGCTTGCGCTGCTGCCCGAAATCCTGCGCCACGTCGCGGTGCCGCTCCAGCAGGCGGTGTTCGGCCACGTGCTGCTCGACCCCGAGGTGCTGCGCATGCTGCTGCTGTCGCTGGCGATGATCCTGATGATGCTGCTGCGTCCGGCGGGCCTGATCCCGGCGCGGGCGCGCTACGCGCATCCGGAAAACCTGCACCGGAGCGCCGCCGAATGA